The genomic segment GTGGCACTCATATAACAACTAAGGGCGATTTCGAAAATCAATAAATTATTGGCCTGATCTGAATAGGTAGGACCGCCGCCTACTCAGAAAAATTCACCCCATATCATATAGATGTGGGTGCTTCTTTCATCCCAAAAACAATAAAGCCCCCGTGAGGAGGCTTTATTGTTTTTGTGCCGGGTTTACTAGCCGGTACTCAAGTCAGGTAAGTATTCCCTAATGTATGTTTTTCTGTATTCAAGAATATCCGCAACTCGATCCATCCATTCCTTCTGAGTGCCCTCACCGTGTGCATTCTCAAAAATCTCTCGAGAAAAAATGCCGACCCGATTCTCATAATCCGCCCAGGAATCAAAAGGGACAGTCATATGGATAAGATGGGTCTTCCCACCTGAAAATCGATTGAAGTGACCGAAACGAGCTTTGCTGCCGGCTTTCTTGTGGGCTTCAACTAATTGAGTCCTCAATTCTGCCCATTCACCCAACTTGGCCGGGTGAACCAAATACTGCGTTACCTCAGAATACCTTGTGGATTCTGTATTCCCGGAACCGTTATAGGAATGGCTTTTCATCTCTACCCATAAAGAAGTTCCCTCATCCTTGCTCATATCGACGTAAGGAATAACATTTTTTTGCCAATAGTCCATTTCCGCTTTGCGTAGCGGATACTTATCTCTATCGGCAAACGTGCGGGGGGTGAACCTTATTACCGCATCTTGATCCTTACCTGTAATGACTCGGAATGAGAACATGGGATAGTTCTCCTTCCCCACATTGTATTTTTTCGTCTTTTTGGCCATGGCGTCTTCCATCTGCTGACCCTGCATCGGCTTCGGATGCCATATGCGATATTGATAGACAACCCTACTATCCTGACCCAGCGATAATGACAGACAGAAGCTGAAGAAAACAATCGCACCTGTGAACTTTTTCATCTTGTTCCCCTTTACTTTTTTTGGTTTATTAGCGAGATTTAGTTATTTATCGGCTTAATGAACTTTAAAGTATATCTATCACTCTCTCCTATCAATTTGAGTTGTCTCTGTTTTGATTTAATTGATTTCTTATCTAAACCTTCCTCAGATAAAGTTGGGAGTAAATTCCAAACTCCAATAGGATAATCTTTGGTATCCTTAGGGTTTGCATTTACCTGCGAAGAAGCTACATAAACAAAACCAACAGCTTCCGCATCTTTAATCATACAAGGTTCACAACTATAGCCTTTTTCATCTATAGTTGAATTACTTCGATGATCGGTGATTCCTAAAACCCCTCCCGGTTTAAGAGTTTTATAAATTGAACGAAGTTTTTCAAATTCAGAGTTTCCAATCCAATTATGATAATTCCGAAAAGTTAATACCATATCTGCTGATTCTTCCTCTCCGTAAACAGAGCCCGTCATAGGTACCATGATTGCATTACCATATAAGTCTTTATTTGAAGTTAGTTTTTCTTTTTCTTTCTGGTATCTTACTCTAGTACGTTCATTTTCAGAGTTTTCATCATATGTTGCACTAATGTATTGACCTTTATTTTTTAAAAAGGGTGCTAATATTTCTTGATACCAGCCTCCTCCTGGATAAATTTCTACAACAGTCATCGTATTCTTAATTCCAAAAAACTTAAGTGTTTCTAAGGGGTCTCTATACTGGTCCCTGGCCTTATTTTCTTTAGATCTATGCTTGCCCTCAATAATTTCCTCTAAAGTTTGGCTATAAGAAAATTCAAAGCTTGTAATAATCAGCATACAAAAAAGGGTTATACTTTTTATATAATCAATTTTCATTTGTTTCTTCCTTAATGTGAAATATTATGTTAGT from the Candidatus Neomarinimicrobiota bacterium genome contains:
- a CDS encoding methyltransferase is translated as MKIDYIKSITLFCMLIITSFEFSYSQTLEEIIEGKHRSKENKARDQYRDPLETLKFFGIKNTMTVVEIYPGGGWYQEILAPFLKNKGQYISATYDENSENERTRVRYQKEKEKLTSNKDLYGNAIMVPMTGSVYGEEESADMVLTFRNYHNWIGNSEFEKLRSIYKTLKPGGVLGITDHRSNSTIDEKGYSCEPCMIKDAEAVGFVYVASSQVNANPKDTKDYPIGVWNLLPTLSEEGLDKKSIKSKQRQLKLIGESDRYTLKFIKPINN